From Bradyrhizobium sp. 4:
TGGACATCCAACTTGGCGGAATCTCCGGCATGGATCTACAACGGCAATTGATCGCATCAGGCAGGGATTTGCCCGTCATTATGATGACGGCGATCGACAGTGAGGTCACTCGGCAGGCGGCATTCGACGCGGGCTGCATTGCGTATCTGAAGAAGCCGTTCCTATCAAAACTACTGATCGATGCGGTCGGCAGGATTGCCTGAGGCCGAAATCGAGTCCTTTAACGATTACAGGCACAGGTAGTGTGCAAAATCGAGTAGGATTGGTTTTCGGATCCAATTGTAACTCCCTTTTTACCGGCCGCTTTATCGCATGAAAAATCGTACATTGTTCAGTTCGATCGTTCTGCTCCTGGCCATGACGGGTGCGGCTTTCTCTCAGCCAAAGCGGGTGCTCATCGTCCATTCAATCGGACGCGAATTCTCGCCGTGGGACGACTACGCTCGAAACATTCGAGAGGAGTTGCGGCTTCAGTCGAAGGATCCGATCGATATCTTCGAGGTCTCGCTGTCGACGGCTCGCTTCCCGGACGGGGATGAAGATGCCTTTGTCAGCTATCTGAATGCAATATTTTCCGAGCGAAAACTCGACCTGATCATGACGATCGGCGGTCCTGCGGCACGATTCTTTCAGCAAAACCGTCAGCGAATTTTTCCTACGATCCCCACCTTGTACGCGGCTCTGGCGCAGCAGATGTCTTCCAATGCACCGGCGAACGATGCAATGGTTTCGGTATCTGTCGATGTATCAAGCACTCTCGACCAGATACTGAATTTGGTTCCGGAGACGACCAAAGTCTTCATCGTAATGGGAAGTTCTCCGATCGAAAGGCTGTGGCTGCAGGAGATGCGCAAGCGTTTTCAGCCGCTGACAACCAAGATGGAGATCACTTA
This genomic window contains:
- a CDS encoding response regulator: MRTIAVVDDNPSMLQGLTRLLSAHGFRVRTFASAELFLDAHAECEVDCLLLDIQLGGISGMDLQRQLIASGRDLPVIMMTAIDSEVTRQAAFDAGCIAYLKKPFLSKLLIDAVGRIA